Below is a genomic region from Microbacterium sp. KUDC0406.
GGACCGCGCTCGCGCGCCGTGATCACCGCCGAGACCGGACTGAACCGGTCGACGGTGTCCGACCTGGTCGCCCGGCTCGCGGGCGCCGGTCTCGTGCGCGAGCAGGAGCCGGACCCGACCCGCCGCGTCGGTCGCCCTTCGCCGATCGTGGCGCCGAGTCCCGACGTGGTCGCCATCGGAGTGAACCCCGAGATCGACGCGGTCGAGATCGGCGCGGTGTCATTGGGCGGCACTGTCCGTGTCCGCGAGCGCATCCCGGTCAGCGATCCGGATGTCGCCGAGGTCGTCCGCATCGTGGCGCGCACCCTCGAGGGCTGGACGGCGGATGTGCTGCGCGGCTGCCGCATCGTCGGCGTGGGCGTCGCCGTGCCGGGCCTGGTGCGCGCCGAGGACGGGCTGGTGCGCTTCGCCCCGCATCTGCGGTGGCACGACGCCGACATCGCCGGTCCGCTCGGGGAAGCGCTCGATCTGCCGGTCGTCGTGGGCAACGACGCCTCGTACGGCACCCGTGCGGAGCGGCTGTTCGGTGCCGCACGCGAACACGGTGACGTGGTGTATCTGAACGGCGGCGCCAGCGGCATCGGCGGC
It encodes:
- a CDS encoding ROK family transcriptional regulator, which produces MSERATTVEGVRRTNLAEVLRLVHHGGPRSRAVITAETGLNRSTVSDLVARLAGAGLVREQEPDPTRRVGRPSPIVAPSPDVVAIGVNPEIDAVEIGAVSLGGTVRVRERIPVSDPDVAEVVRIVARTLEGWTADVLRGCRIVGVGVAVPGLVRAEDGLVRFAPHLRWHDADIAGPLGEALDLPVVVGNDASYGTRAERLFGAAREHGDVVYLNGGASGIGGGLVLHGLLIGGEGGYAGEWGQTAASLTDAADRRVEGGVLEDEVNRARLVHAAGLTAPDDAELERALTASEDALTEAGRQRRILVATLSNAVNVLNPSMIVLGGFLGSLRDIDREGFDDEVRSRALAASAERLELASAALGADRLLIGAADAALAGLLSDPLG